The Selenomonadales bacterium genome segment TTGCCTCTCTAATCTTTCTATTGATCGAGATTATCTTGTCTTCATTTTTCCTTGGAGCCAAATTAATGCTTTTTACTTCATAACCGTCAATTGTCCCGGATACCTTTAGAAAACCCCATTTCCCCTCAATATCTGCAGTCCCTGGAATTCTAAGGTGGTATGTCCACGCTCCAAATCCTCTCTTATATTCCAATTTGAGTTCTTGATTATCAACAATCTTTATCATTATGAGTTCAGCTCCTTTCTTTAAAATTTTTCAAATAAATATATAATTTTACTAAAAGCCACGAAATTGTTACTTGATGA includes the following:
- a CDS encoding DUF1905 domain-containing protein; the encoded protein is MIKIVDNQELKLEYKRGFGAWTYHLRIPGTADIEGKWGFLKVSGTIDGYEVKSINLAPRKNEDKIISINRKIREAIGKSGGDTVNVTLFLHD